In Thermus islandicus DSM 21543, one genomic interval encodes:
- a CDS encoding ABC transporter substrate-binding protein, whose protein sequence is MRKWLLAAGVALGLGALAQGGKLEIFSWWAGDEGPALEALIRLYKQKYPGVEVINATVTGGAGVNAKAVLKTRMLGGNPPDTFQVHAGQELIGTWVVADRMEDLTPLFRQEGWLQAFPKGLLDLISYRGGIWSVPVNIHRSNVMWYLPAKLKEWGVAPPKTWAEFLATCQTLKAKGLQAPLALGENWTQQHLWESVALGLLGPEGWNNLWKGKLKFTDPKAVAVWETFGKVLDCANKDAAGLSWQQAVDRVVQGQAAFNIMGDWAAGYMTTTLKLKPGADFAWAPSPGTQGVFMMLSDSFGLPKGAKNRQNALNWLKLVGSKEGQDTFNPLKGSIAARLDSDPAKYNAYGQAAMKDWKSNRIVGSLVHGAVAPESFMSQFGTVMEIFQQTKSPQAAANAAQAIASQVGLGR, encoded by the coding sequence ATGAGGAAGTGGCTTTTGGCCGCGGGTGTGGCCCTGGGGCTTGGCGCCCTGGCCCAAGGGGGCAAGCTGGAGATCTTCTCTTGGTGGGCGGGGGACGAGGGCCCGGCCCTCGAGGCCCTCATCCGGCTCTACAAGCAGAAGTACCCCGGGGTGGAAGTGATCAACGCCACCGTGACCGGGGGCGCGGGGGTCAACGCCAAGGCGGTGCTCAAGACCCGGATGCTGGGCGGCAACCCTCCGGACACCTTCCAGGTCCACGCCGGCCAGGAGCTCATCGGCACCTGGGTGGTGGCCGACCGGATGGAAGACCTCACCCCGCTTTTCCGGCAGGAAGGCTGGCTCCAGGCCTTCCCCAAGGGGCTTTTGGACCTCATCTCCTATAGGGGAGGCATCTGGAGCGTGCCCGTGAACATCCACCGCTCCAACGTCATGTGGTACCTCCCGGCCAAGCTCAAGGAGTGGGGGGTCGCGCCGCCCAAGACTTGGGCCGAGTTCCTGGCCACCTGCCAGACCCTGAAGGCCAAGGGGCTCCAGGCCCCCCTGGCCTTGGGGGAGAACTGGACGCAACAGCACCTCTGGGAAAGCGTGGCCCTGGGCCTCCTCGGCCCGGAGGGGTGGAACAACCTCTGGAAGGGCAAGCTAAAGTTCACCGATCCCAAGGCGGTGGCCGTTTGGGAGACCTTCGGCAAGGTGCTGGACTGCGCCAACAAGGACGCCGCCGGGCTTTCCTGGCAGCAGGCGGTGGACCGGGTGGTCCAAGGGCAGGCCGCCTTCAACATCATGGGGGACTGGGCCGCGGGCTACATGACCACCACACTGAAGCTAAAGCCCGGTGCGGACTTCGCCTGGGCTCCCTCCCCCGGCACCCAGGGAGTGTTCATGATGCTCTCCGACTCCTTTGGCCTGCCCAAGGGGGCCAAGAACCGCCAGAACGCCCTCAATTGGCTTAAGCTCGTGGGCTCCAAGGAGGGGCAGGACACCTTCAACCCCCTCAAAGGCTCCATTGCCGCCCGGCTGGACTCCGACCCCGCCAAGTACAACGCCTACGGTCAGGCGGCGATGAAGGACTGGAAGTCTAACCGCATCGTGGGCTCCCTGGTCCACGGGGCTGTGGCTCCGGAAAGCTTCATGAGCCAGTTCGGCACCGTGATGGAGATCTTCCAGCAGACCAAGAGCCCCCAGGCGGCGGCGAACGCCGCCCAGGCCATTGCCAGCCAGGTGGGCCTCGGGCGCTAA
- a CDS encoding ROK family transcriptional regulator — protein MRKGDAQEIRRLNRRAILEGLRKGPLTRADLSRLTGLAKSAVSRLVDELLQEGLLEEGAFTSPALGRPGTLLHLRPRARFALGAEIGVEGTVLLALDWRGEVLWAKEWAHPPEAGLSERLRRLLREALSLSEGALGLGFTLPGVVVEGRLLLAPNLGWKDLDLTPPSGLPLPLLAENDAKASALSEVFLHGETHLAYVVLSSGLGVGVVAEGRLLRGANGAAGEVGHWLGEGARPCACGRPGCLETELGLGSLLAARGGGAGDLKALLARARRGDPLTLRALAQLGEALGRFLANLAVAYDPARVVVGGKAAELFPYLEAPLRRSLEAHAFLEAHRALPVQPSVYGHLAPAVGGASLFLARFFELGGLWAQRPTSQRRSV, from the coding sequence GTGCGCAAAGGAGACGCGCAGGAAATCCGCAGGCTGAACCGCCGGGCCATCCTCGAGGGCCTGCGGAAGGGCCCCCTAACCCGGGCCGACCTCTCCCGGCTCACCGGCCTGGCCAAGAGCGCGGTGAGCCGCCTCGTGGACGAGCTCCTCCAGGAGGGCCTCCTAGAGGAAGGGGCCTTTACCTCCCCCGCCTTGGGCCGTCCGGGTACCCTGCTGCACCTCCGTCCCCGGGCCCGCTTCGCCCTGGGCGCGGAGATCGGCGTGGAGGGCACGGTGCTTTTGGCCCTGGACTGGCGGGGGGAGGTGCTTTGGGCCAAGGAATGGGCCCACCCCCCCGAGGCAGGGCTCAGCGAGCGCCTGAGGCGGCTCCTGCGCGAAGCCCTTTCCCTCTCCGAGGGGGCCTTGGGCCTGGGCTTTACCCTGCCCGGGGTGGTGGTGGAGGGCCGCCTCCTCCTGGCCCCCAACCTGGGCTGGAAGGACCTGGACCTCACGCCCCCCTCGGGCCTTCCCCTTCCGCTCCTCGCCGAGAACGACGCCAAGGCCAGTGCCCTCTCCGAGGTCTTCCTGCACGGGGAAACCCACCTGGCCTACGTGGTGCTGAGCTCGGGGCTGGGCGTAGGGGTGGTGGCGGAGGGCCGGCTCCTGCGCGGGGCCAATGGGGCCGCGGGGGAGGTGGGCCACTGGCTGGGGGAGGGGGCGAGGCCGTGCGCTTGCGGAAGGCCAGGCTGCCTGGAGACCGAGCTCGGCCTCGGCTCCCTGCTGGCCGCCCGGGGAGGCGGGGCGGGGGACCTAAAGGCCCTCCTCGCCCGGGCCCGCCGGGGCGACCCCCTGACCCTTCGGGCCCTGGCCCAGCTGGGGGAGGCCCTGGGCCGCTTTCTGGCCAACCTGGCCGTGGCCTACGACCCCGCCCGGGTGGTGGTGGGGGGCAAGGCGGCGGAGCTCTTCCCCTACCTGGAGGCCCCCCTCCGCCGCTCCCTGGAAGCCCACGCCTTCCTCGAGGCCCACCGGGCCCTCCCGGTGCAGCCCTCGGTCTACGGGCACCTGGCCCCGGCAGTGGGCGGAGCCAGCCTTTTCCTGGCCCGTTTCTTTGAGCTGGGCGGCTTGTGGGCGCAAAGGCCCACGTCGCAAAGGAGGTCGGTATGA